Genomic DNA from Vreelandella subglaciescola:
GCACTGCGCCAGCTGTTTTTGCAGGTACAGCTCACCGCCGTGGCCGCCGACGGCGTGCTCCACCCCGCCGAGCGCGAGATGATCATGCGTGTGGTGCATGGGCTGGGCTGCTCCGAGGCGGAAATCGCTCAGGTGGAAGCCATGCTGCGCGGCGGCACACACACCGCCGCCAACGAGGGGCCGTCGCTTGAGGATTCTTACCAAGTGCTGGGCGTCTCATCCGAGGCCAGCGACGCCGAGGTGAAAAAGGCCTACCGCAAGCTGATGAGCGAAAACCACCCCGACAAACTTGCTGCCAAAGGGCTGCCCGAAAGCATGCGCGAAGTTGCCAAAGAGCGCACCGCCGAAATCGGCAACGCCTACGAGCAGATTCAGAAAGCCCGTGGCTAGGGCGAAAAGGCACTTGCCCTAGCGCTTGCGCTCAATATCAATGGCGCTTGCCCGCCTTGGTCGAAAGGTAGTGTTCATTGTGCGGGTTGAGGCCGGTGGTCAGCGCCACCCGCTATAGCTGAAAAAAACGACGGTTGTGCATTGCATGCCACCTCGAACACGCCCGCAGCTACATCGCCGGCATTCGTCCCCAGTCTTCCAGAGTCTCGCCGTCCCGGGCGATGCGCACATTGGGCGGTAGCACCGGCGGTTCGTCCAGACACTCGGCGTCCAGATCGTGACCGATATGGGTGAAATACGCCCGGGGCGGATCGAGGCGAGTGATGATGTCGAGCGCCTGGGTGATGGTGTTGTGGTTGCGCGGCGTGGCGTAGGACGCAGGGTGGCAGGCATCCAGCACTACCACATCGGGCTCCCAGGCACGCAGG
This window encodes:
- the djlA gene encoding co-chaperone DjlA → MLIITLIGAFIGYKIGGLIGLLIGGGLGYWLVKRLRQKMVGKLLGAQQQFLSSTFAVMGCMCKADGHVSEDELEASRQLWDKLRLNEAQRAQARADFNRGKSDDFDLDAELAKVRLMASRQPALRQLFLQVQLTAVAADGVLHPAEREMIMRVVHGLGCSEAEIAQVEAMLRGGTHTAANEGPSLEDSYQVLGVSSEASDAEVKKAYRKLMSENHPDKLAAKGLPESMREVAKERTAEIGNAYEQIQKARG